attataagTGCAGAAAGGTTGGATCTGGCTACCTATAATCTTTAAGTTTTAACTAAAGTTATTGTGACTAAAACTCTTAAACCCTAGAGGTAAGCCTTTACTTTCATTAATTGTCATTCTAGCCAGTCCTGGTCCCAAAAGAAATGAGGACAAAGATGGCAGCAGTCCAAAAAAATAAATGGGGGCCTTTAGCACCATCTGCTTCCTACAAGCCAGCCAAAAGAAGGAGAGGGCACACCTGGAGGCAATGGTATTGAAATGCCATTGAGACAAGTAGTCCTGGCTCCAGTGGCAAAAGGCCATATAAACAAAGCCTGCTGACTGGCTTAGTGAGGAGGAAGAGTATTATTTGTTTAACATCAGGGACATAGTGTCTTCTGCATGTATAGCCAGCTCACTGCCCTCTGTGGATACTTCCTTAAATAATGTATTGAAGAAGACATGCAAGGTATGAGGGCTGGAGGATGCAGTCAATGCACACagtttttatatacatttttctcaaacaaataaacaaacacatggaCCTGGGAAGAGCAGTGATAATAAAGTTATGTTTCTAACTCTTCAAAGATTGTGAGTTTCCTCCTCCGTCTAATAGCTTCCTTTCTATAGCATGAGTTTCATATCAGTGCTTCACTTTAAAAGCAAGAGTTTTCTGAATACATGAATGCAGGTAGCTGGTTCAAAACAAGTGCCACTGCATAGAACTAAAGGCATTTTAATCAATGGTTTGTCAAGCTGCTGAAATTCAGAGTGACACAGATTCAATTCAGAGACAAAATGCAATATGGTTATCCACAGCAAACTAGACTAAGCCACAGCTCGCTGAAGCCCTATACATATGAATAGTTCACGATCAGAATCCAATTAAGTAGGGTTCACATCACCATAGATCAATAAGTAGTGATCAAATGATTGATTACATGTCAGGCACATCGTACTGCCCTCCGGCAAATTCAATTTTACTGGCTTTCCTAAGCTTATGAAAACCaaataatcttaaaaaaaaaaaaaaaaccttataaAAACCCACTAGAAATAAAAGTTGTGATATGAttgactgaaaaaaaattcaacccagtaaattagagcagctggtttagaggaagaaattaatctGATCATTTTGCCCCAAAATTCCCAAAACTTCTTAATGAttcaaccccccaacctaaagcaaatactcaccagcaaccacacatcattgaacaaaaacactgacccaggaacctatccttgtaacaaagcccgatgccaactctgtccacatatctattcaagtgacatcatcataggacctaatcacatcagccataccatcaggggctcattcacctgcacatctaccaatgtgatatatgccatcatgtgccagcaatgcccctctgccatgtacattggccaaaccggacagtctctacgcaaaagaattaatggacacaaatctgacatcaggaatcataatactcaaaaaccagtggagagaacactttaacctgtctggtcattcaatgacagacctgcgggtggctatcttacaacagaaaagcttcaaaaacagactccaacgagagactgctgagctggaattgatatgcaaactagatacaatcaactcaggattgaataaggactgggaatggctgaagcattacaaacattgaatctatctccccttgtaagtattctcacacttcttatcaaactgtctgtactgagctatcttgattatcacttcaaaagtttttttctcttacttaattggcctctcagagttggtaagacaactcccacgtgttcatgctctttgtatgtgtgtatatatatctcctcaatatttattccactctatatgcatccgaagaaatgggctgtagcccacgaaagcttatgctctaataaatttgttagtctctaaggtgccacaagtactcctgttctttttttggtaaTTGGGTCCTTATAAGTACTATACCTAAGATAGACAGCTAGTCCTTCACCTTCAGAAAACagattccatttttttaaagggagacaATAGAAGAGCCTTAGCATTATCAGAAGTCAAGGAAAATTATTGCTCTTTCTTTATTCTAACTTTGGCAAGTTTACAGAGGACTGGAATTCCTGAAGTGAgcgtttctttaaaaaaacaaaacccccaaaagcAACACTAGTATCCATGCTTCATTTTCcacataaaataataaaattcaaaatgtgcTAATTTTGTTGAAAGAAGTGTTCCTATGTGGAAGAAGGGAGCCATCTGGTGGTATTTCAGCAAATAGTAAAGCCTGATCAAGAAAAGGCTATATAAAATATCCAGTGAAGTTCTAGTGTCTCACAAACTAGATCTACATTTGTTTTATCTATTAGGGGATAATAACCCATTTAGTGCATATTATATTACATTCAGAACTCAATATTGCAGTATGGTTTCATACAAAGAAAGTGGCCTCTATGTATgaatagaaaacatccaaaaataaaacagtaataTTTTATTGAACACTGTCAAGTTTAAAATAGCCTAACCCACTATGGTGTCACAGAAGACAATGGCTAGGGGAAACAGTTTCTTTAGTTTAAGTTTATCTGGATAATATAGTTGATGGGCTAAAAAGGGCCTTTCAGAAGAGCTGTGTGCTTAATACTATAGTATTTTGTTGTTTCTGTGCAAAAGGGAGCAGATTATACGAAATTCTGTTGCTTGATTTTCAGAGTCTTGGAGACCTGAATATAAATTGATTTCCAGACTTAAATTTTACCAAATCTAGTCATAGTTAGACTTACAAGTATCAATTCACATATAAGTATGGAGTATGGCTAAGTATCTTCCTTCTACTTGTGATATGCAAGAACTGTTTTTCCAGTCTGTTAGTGAATTTTGAGGTCACCAATTACTGTTCCTACTGACCCGATAAGCAATATACAATGTACCTGACCAATATATACTTTCCTCTATTTAGGGGACAACATTACAGCCAAAAGCTAGAATGCCCCCTGCCTTGATCTATTTGAAAGGCCTGGCATGGCATGATAGGTTACAATCTCCTGCATGTTTTTGGAACCTATTTGTATTTTTTGTGTTTTCACTCTGAATCGGTTAAGTAAAAGTTATATCAAAATCAATGTAATCTGTCACAGATTTGAAACAGGTTATAGATCAGTATGATTgattcatttatttttagacCAAAGAGTTCCAGAGATGGTCACAATCTTCATAATGTTCCTGAGTGCTAGATATTGCATTTGGTTCTCTGATTTACCACATTTTAGAAAAGTGGGTAAAATCTCCCCTGAAGAAGCTCAAATATTCCTTCCAAAGCCAATTATAATTTATGATCATTAAATTGGCTTATATACCTCTTTTAGAGAGCAGCATGGGAATCACATTTATATTGCAGAACAGCACCAAGTTTCCCCACCTTCTCCCAGAGAACACAAACACAAAACTCTGAGGATATGCTTAACTAAGGATCCATACTTTTTTCAGGAGAACAAAATATCAATGAAAATCCGTCCTTCAGTGGCTGCTATCATCACCTAAAATGTTTAGCAATCAATATTGTTCTGTGTGGCTCAGGGAAAAAAGGTCTGATGCACAATTGCAATCTTACTTGTTTAAACACTTTTGCCTTAATGCATGTTTGAGAAACCATGAAATTCAGTCACTCTAAAAGATTTTACTTTGTAATTAGTCAAAAGCTTAATAGTAAATTCCCCCCACCTGACATGAATAGTTCGTTTATATCAATGCCTACTGGTGAACCCAGCAAAGAAGTAGTTGTAGAGAGAAACTGTACTTACAGGAGTGCTGCCATCAGAAAAAGTGTTCATGCTGATTGAACTGCTCATTTTGTCAGATGACAAGGAAGGTGGTGATGGACTGCGCTTCTCCAGGTGGTCCTGGTGCGGCAAATCCTGACGCTGCAGATATTTGCGCCATGCTCGCTGAATACTGATTGCAATTCAAAATAAAGGTGAATATGTATAAACAACAGGTTCTCCATCCAGCACAACTTCTTAAAGATCTAGGAGACTTTCTTTGTGGGGAAAGCTAGGTGCACTGTATTAGCAAAAAGGTATTCAATGTATTTAGCCCTTTTTTGCTTTGTGACTGACTTCTGAATGGATAAGCTTTTACTAATATTATTTGTAATTTTTCAACATACATTATGAGAACAGATAATCTATAGAGGGTTCTTATATTATCCACTATGTCTTTGTTATTTGTGGCATGCTATTGGCTACCTAAGTCAAATGGTATGGTTTCTGCTCCTTGATTGGCTAACTGAGACTTAATAAACAGAGAGGAATAGTGTAAATAGTGGATACCCATATTCATACACAACACACTTGTTCACATGTAACTTCAAGTATTCACGCCCAGAACAGCCACTCACAATCCCCAAAAACATTCAGACATATGCCCACAGAGAAGCAAACAATAAAAATATACTAACATGGTTGACCCAAACAACTATTCAATATAGGTCATTTGCATTAGTCAATCAGTTCTAACAAAGATATTCGATAGAGTAGAAATATTTGTGCACTTTAAAAGTGTAACAGGAAACAAGAATTGTTTAGGAATTCATAGAATTACAAAAGTGATTAACTCCTTGAAGACTATAATTATATCAACAATTTTAAAACATCTTAAATAGGTTGTAATAAGTAAACATCTGTTTCATCAGAGAAAAGATGGGCTTCAGAAGCTTCTTTGTCAATCTTGCTGCCAGATTACGATACAGACACAATTAGAATATCAGAGGTCAGATCCTGGCCCATACTGAATCCACTTTGTGCTGCTGTAGGAGGACAAAGGGGACTTAAGATGGTCTTAAATAAGCAACTGAGAAGTTATCTGGAAGTGGGGCATTTTCAGCTGTCACAGAGCTACAGCTCTATGGCATCACTTCCATGGAGGCAGCATATTGGGGGCATGTCAGGGCACTCCTGGAACAtgctgtggctctgtgatccttaCAACATGTAACTTCCCATAGCTTTTgtgcagaaaaggaaaaatatgacCCTGTGTGAATATGAGCTTAGTCCATTTCTACTGGATAATTTGTATGATCAGCCTGGGCATTTTCTCATTGCAGTaatttctcctttttttcaacaTATACATCTCTCGCTGTAATTTTACCTAGCCAGGACACCAGCAGGACAGAGTCATACACAACACACTTTAAGGTTCTGATGCAAACTAGCAAAAACTAAAGTCAGAAGTTAAGGCTGAATTGGTCTTTGGAAGAGAAGCATCACACTGGCAGACTCCTCCTTCCACAGTTACACTAGGAGCTTTTCATTCCAAATGTTCAACTTGAAACAAGTTTATACAGTTCTCATATTAAATTTAGTAAAACACAGGAATTGGCATTTCAAACAGGACTgttaacatcttaatttatgaTAGTACCATGTAATATATACTTGATTTTGGGTGCTAAGCAAATACAAACAAGAAAAAGACTTTGCTTTCTaagtgaaattttatttttatagcatgATTTCAAATACTCAGATTCCCTGTTCCTAATTATATCTCCATTGCTGTACTTGTCACCAGATGGCAGTGTGATATCAACTATGCATTTATGGGGGTGGTGGGAGAAGACAGATTTGTAAGAAATATTAGTCATTAAAAATATCTAGAATAGTAATAGTTTTATTGTGAAATATTTGAATGCATGCAAGGTATGATCTATGTACTCCACAGAAAGTCGGTACTAAATTCTGTTGTAATGCTCCTTATTTACCTGTTGTTCTAGTCTAACAGGCTATTGATAACACCTTTTGCGTTTAAAACAATGGAGgttttaatttaattgggtgtgaaaattaataaaacaatcgatacaattttgttttatttattttatactcCCCCACTTTTTCAGTTTTTGATGCACACCAAAGTTCTTTTTTTATTGACAACATGTAAATGCAACAGAGAAGTTGTCAGGGAGAATGCTGGGGGCTTTAGGTGCTGAGTACAAAGGCAATTAAGATTTTTGCACCTGAGGAGATGGACATGGGAGGCACATTGAATTGTGTGATAAGCACTTTAGCTGCTTGTGCCTCTAAAATATCCCTTCTATTTCAGCAGGGGTGTGTTTGATCAGAACGGCAGGGGAGTGGCCATCATGGGTGTCtggttcagggggagggtgtgtgaccTCTGGTACCTAGGTTCCCTCTCCTTCTCACCTGCCCACAATGCACGTGGGGATCATGCGtgggtaggggtgggggaggctggagTCTCCTCCCCTGGTCACTCACTGGTAAATTCAGTGGTACATGAAGGAGCTGATTGGCTCCACCAAATCTCCTATCCCCTCTCTATTTAAGCATTCCAAGTACCTAGGCACCCATTCTTGCCCCTGGATGCTTCCACACCCACCTGGTCCTGTAGGAGGTGTAGGTGTGTCACAGCTGCCTTTCCAGGCTTGCTGGAGGTCTGATGAGAACCCCCAATCCTTCCTTAggatcagaaaggaatttttccctctgaGCAAGACTGGTGTTGgatggtgggtttttgttttgttattactGCTTTTATCACAGCATCCTGGAGGTGTGGTAGGTGGAGACAAAGGTAAGGGGCATCACTTGCAGGGGTGGAGGTAACTGAAAGTTCAATATAGGTACCACTTGCAGCTGGTGTCTAGTGTGAGTAATAGGCTTCAGGGTCCCAGCTCCTGTGAAAAACCTGAGCACAGAAGCCAGGAAGTAGTGGTGGACCGTGAACTATCCTCATCTTCCCTCCTTCCCACTCACAATGATGGTGGTGGGATTCAGCAATGCACTGAGCCAAACTCATGATTAAGGGGACCAACCCTAATTCCTTAGTTATATAGCATGAACCCATTTAACCTCTCATGGGACTCAATTAACACCTGGTCAGCCCCCACTTACTGTTCAATTTAATAAATGACCACCTGCTGGTTTAAGTTCATTCTTGTGTCTATGTCTGTGTTCTCTGTCATACCCTgatctttaggtttcagagttaataaCCCTTTGAGAAAGATGGCAACAGTTCACATCTCCCACAGCTATTGTTACCTACAGGTTACCTGCAGACTCAGAAAGAGATATAAATATTGATTTACATTGGGTTAATGTTCTTAAGGATTTATTCACAGGTGTGAGaacaagaaaatttaaaaaaacaacactgaaTACTTAGATTTCAAAGCACAATTCTGTGGCAAGATCTCAGAACAGAGAGTGGAATCTCAGAACACAGAGTGCGCTGGGTATAATTTTGCCTAGATATGAACATTCAGTTGCCTACAAATCAGTGCCTACAAGAAACAGTGATGATCAGAGGACCAAAGAAATTACTCCTATTTCTAGAAAATCCTGATTTTTGTTCGATAAcaggagaggcagagagaagttAGCTGTATATCATTTCCTTATTGACAATACATCTTTTGCAATGTCTGGAGGAATTCTTAAGTACTGATACTAACAAAGGAGCAAAGTGTCTTGTCTACAGTTAGAAAACCAAACAGCTTAATTTATCTTTAATTCCACCCCCATCATGGAATTTTAAAGTGGAAGAAAAATGAGAAGTTGGAAAAATGCACACTAGGCAAAAAAACTGTTAGATCCCCATAGTTTATTCACCTTTTGCTGCCAGAGTTTTCTATCTTGCATTCCTTTCTCCTGAACTCCATGTTTAGACCCCAGGTCAgcgaagcacttaagcacatgctaaactttaagcatatgggaatcccactgaagacaatgggactattcataatgcttaaacttaagcatgtgcttaaatgctttgttggaTCAGAATTTTAGATTAGGAGAAGAAAAAAGACCTACCTTATTTTCTGGCTATTTGTTCAAATCCCAGCAgaaaacactccccccccccctccacccaaaGACTGCAGACCAAACCTCCCAAACATCCACCTCCAAAGAGCTGAattttctccctcccacccattaCTTTGCACATGTATAGAGAGACGTGGAAAAGATTCACTGGGGAGTAACAGAAAAGGGTATAGGAAGGCAGGGAGGCAGCACTACATTCCTGTTGTGAATTATTCGCAGCCTCACCATACTCTAAATTTCTGTTcccagaaattaaaaaacaaccatTATATGACTGTATTTAGAATGTGAGTCAAGGGCCCTACAGAACTTTGCTCACTTTGTCCTGGGAGCATTTCCTTAACTTACCTCTCTTCACATCTAATGTcacttcccccactgcccagttTATATCCAATTGAGAAAAATGTAGGGATAGAAACTACAAGCTCTGTGAAATAGCCCTTTGTTTATTGTATTTTATGGAGTACCATGCAGTAATGGGTTGGAGAGACTGGCAAGGAAGGACATTTCCAGGATCTACTTTGTCATATCTACACCTAGGGGGAAAAAttgatcaaaatattttttgttaaaccaaaccaaaccaaacagcaTATAATTCAGTAacaccaaaatatttaatacattcatATAGATTTTGCTAAATTGTTTTGGTAAAAATATCCACCTAAAATATGGAAAAAGGTAATATTTCATGTTGATATTTTTGAAACAAATcagccaggggagaggcacccATGAAGCTTCACAGTGGCCTCAGATGAAGCTGCAGCACTTCCTCTAAGCTCCACCAAATGTATGATATTCAGGCTGAGCTGCTGGCATAAGTGACAGGGCTGCCAAACATGGGAGTGTCACATGAGATGAGTGGTAGCACCGAGAAAGCCATGCAATCATTGCTGACATGCTTTGGATTATTTCCCAAGACACTGGGTGGACTGAAGTGTCATATGCTCAGTATGGTACCATGCTTCCATCAGAAAGAATGTATTAATGCCAGAGTTTAGGTTCAGGTTCTTCTTATTTACAGAGTAGCAAATATTTAAAGATGcagtattatattatattatattatagatTTTTGACCATCCACTTGTTCTATAAATTCCATCTGCAGTACTCCTATACTTccatatttattcatttttgtcTGTTTATACAGCATCCCAAATTAATATTAAGCCTTGTATGTCTTCTGTttattctctccttccccctgaaTAGTCCAGGATGTTGCAATTTTCATGGGTCACATTATTTTTCATCTCTACACCTAAGCCAATCTCATTAATTCATCATTTTCTATCGTCTTCTGTGTTACTCCCCAGTAAACCTTTCTACCATCTATTTCCAGGTGCAAGTCTTAAGATAATGGAGTACAAATTGCAAAAGAAATGGTTCATTTCAAAATAAGATGTCTTCTAAAAATGAAGACATGCTCATTATTTTTGTTAGAACAAAGATCCTCCTGGTGTTATTTGTAACTGGGTGCAGTCACAAATGGGGGACAGTGACCCTAAAACAACAGGCATTTTGAATAATCCATTAACGTAGCACCCTGGAATCCCATATTCACTACTGTGATACAATTATAATATGTTCGATACaatgcatgccttgtgaggtatcatttaagaaatcttgatctgttgaaccTTAATATCCTGTTGAATTGCATGTGTTattattgtatgtgaagttatgaagtattgctatatgtactt
This region of Chrysemys picta bellii isolate R12L10 chromosome 9, ASM1138683v2, whole genome shotgun sequence genomic DNA includes:
- the IQCJ gene encoding IQ domain-containing protein J, whose amino-acid sequence is MRLEEPKRLQHTLEQVSDDKYLLESHQIAMDVENNIEKYPINLQPLESKVKIIQRAWRKYLQRQDLPHQDHLEKRSPSPPSLSSDKMSSSISMNTFSDGSTPKRSLQEFQSSVNLPKLE